One part of the Rutidosis leptorrhynchoides isolate AG116_Rl617_1_P2 chromosome 1, CSIRO_AGI_Rlap_v1, whole genome shotgun sequence genome encodes these proteins:
- the LOC139894503 gene encoding uncharacterized protein: MDGNNNIVPLAYGICGGESGRTWTWFMTKLRQCIGNVANLVFISDRHLGIAQGIRQIFPAAFHGICCCHLLMNIDLPKKHDWLFWKICKAHTVRQFDLYMEQLRIINENAYDKLNRVELGRWSRARCPVNRYNYLTSNCVESVNSLSACARKMPITMILEFFRGLVQRWSFERRALGEKYEKLGHILTPLGDKDLQKNT, from the exons ATGGATGGAAACAATAATATTGTCCCACTCGCTTACGGGATCTGTGGCGGTGAGTCTGGTAGAACTTGGACTTGGTTTATGACTAAGTTAAGACAATGCATAGGCAATGTTGCGAATTTAGTTTTCATTTCTGATAGGCATTTAGGTATTGCCCAAGGGATTCGTCAAATCTTCCCGGCTGCTTTTCATGGTATATGTTGTTGTCATTTATTGAtgaacattgatttaccaaaaaaaCATGATTGGCTCTTTTGGAAAATATGCAAAGCTCATACAGTGAGACAATTTGATTTATACATGGAACAACTTCGTATCATTAATGAAAATGCATATGATAAGCTTAACCGTGTCGAGTTAGGTAGATGGTCTAGGGCTCGTTGTCCTGTAAATAGGTATAACTACTTAACCTCTAATTGTGTTGAGTCGGTAAATTCATTATCAGCTTGCGCACGAAAAATGCCTATAACAATGATATTGGAATTTTTTAGAGGTTTAGTACAAAGATGGTCTTTTGAAAGACGTGCACTTGGAG AGAAGTACGAAAAACTTGGTCATATACTTACACCCCTCGGAGACAAAGATTTACAAAAGAATACGTA